In one window of Kitasatospora sp. MMS16-BH015 DNA:
- a CDS encoding NAD(P)/FAD-dependent oxidoreductase has protein sequence MPTSPSEPQESFDLAVIGAGPAGLAAAVTAAELGLRCALLDAGPRPGGQYYRHPAPGLKAAHPEKLHHGWGIFTGLSARLKRQTDLGRLTYLTEHQVWTAETGEGWRLHATTGPGGSGGTAVVPAAAVLLATGAYERQLPFPGWTLPGVVTAGGAQAMLKAGLVLPGKRIVVAGSGPLLLAAASSLVSAGASVPAVVEATDYLGYARGVTTLAANPAKLVEGAEHGAKLLRHGVRLRRSSAVVQAHGTDRVTGVTIAKLDRQWRPVPGTERYLACDAVAIGHGLVPQIELATELGAETVELGDGTVGLRVDAELRTSLPGLWAAGETCGVGGADLAVAEGELAARVIAGREVPGGLRARQRRRRAFAGLMAAAHRPGPGWPEWLTPETDVCRCEEVSVAKIREAVDDLGAGDARTVKLLTRAGMGWCQGRMCGAAVACLAGGGAPRADSRPLAGPVRLGDLAAVPADDPTY, from the coding sequence GTGCCGACCTCGCCATCTGAGCCCCAGGAGTCCTTCGACCTCGCCGTCATCGGCGCGGGCCCGGCCGGGCTCGCGGCCGCCGTCACGGCCGCCGAGCTCGGCCTGCGCTGCGCGCTGCTCGACGCGGGCCCGCGCCCCGGCGGGCAGTACTACCGCCACCCGGCCCCCGGTCTGAAGGCCGCCCACCCGGAGAAGCTGCACCACGGCTGGGGCATCTTCACCGGCCTCTCCGCCCGGCTCAAGCGGCAGACCGACCTCGGCCGGCTGACCTACCTGACCGAGCACCAGGTGTGGACGGCCGAGACCGGCGAGGGCTGGCGGCTGCACGCCACCACCGGCCCCGGCGGCTCCGGCGGCACGGCCGTCGTGCCGGCCGCGGCCGTGCTGCTGGCCACCGGCGCCTACGAGCGCCAGCTGCCCTTCCCCGGCTGGACGCTGCCCGGGGTGGTCACGGCCGGCGGCGCCCAGGCCATGCTCAAGGCCGGCCTGGTGCTGCCGGGCAAGCGGATCGTGGTGGCGGGCTCCGGCCCGCTGCTGCTGGCCGCCGCCTCCTCGCTGGTCTCGGCCGGGGCGAGCGTGCCGGCCGTGGTGGAGGCCACCGACTACCTGGGCTACGCCCGGGGGGTCACCACGCTGGCGGCCAACCCCGCCAAGCTGGTGGAGGGCGCCGAGCACGGCGCCAAGCTGCTGCGGCACGGGGTGCGGCTGCGTCGCTCCAGCGCCGTGGTGCAGGCGCACGGCACCGACCGGGTGACCGGGGTGACGATCGCCAAGCTGGACCGCCAGTGGCGCCCGGTGCCCGGCACCGAGCGGTACCTGGCCTGCGACGCGGTGGCGATCGGGCACGGCCTGGTGCCGCAGATCGAGCTCGCCACCGAGCTGGGCGCCGAGACGGTGGAGCTGGGCGACGGCACGGTGGGCCTGCGGGTCGACGCCGAGCTGCGCACCAGTCTGCCCGGGCTCTGGGCGGCGGGAGAGACCTGCGGGGTCGGCGGCGCCGACTTGGCGGTGGCCGAGGGCGAGCTGGCGGCCCGGGTGATCGCCGGCCGGGAGGTGCCGGGCGGCCTGCGGGCCCGGCAGCGCCGCCGGCGGGCCTTCGCCGGCCTGATGGCCGCGGCGCACCGGCCCGGCCCCGGCTGGCCGGAGTGGCTGACCCCGGAGACGGACGTCTGCCGCTGCGAGGAGGTCTCGGTCGCGAAGATCCGCGAGGCCGTGGACGACCTGGGTGCGGGCGACGCGCGCACCGTCAAACTGCTCACCCGGGCCGGGATGGGCTGGTGCCAGGGCCGCATGTGCGGCGCGGCCGTGGCCTGCCTGGCGGGCGGTGGCGCACCCCGCGCCGACAGCCGTCCGCTCGCCGGCCCGGTGCGGCTCGGAGATCTGGCCGCCGTTCCGGCCGATGATCCGACATACTGA